The following coding sequences lie in one Lacerta agilis isolate rLacAgi1 chromosome 4, rLacAgi1.pri, whole genome shotgun sequence genomic window:
- the ADAMTS1 gene encoding A disintegrin and metalloproteinase with thrombospondin motifs 1 yields MERAAARLALSALLLCLAARGNPRQPDEEEKALVVPVRLDTAGRRQQHFYRLDAFGERLSLELQPDSSFLAPDLTLQFVGSRPRSEEEEASEQPGALAGCFYSGTVNGDAQSAAALSLCGGLRGAFYLRGVEYLIQPANASLPQGGDEPLRLHVLRRRLRRSPRQDGGAKCGVTDSDFPSAAEGRPQLHEEKEAAAAAAAATEHAARAGHRSTRKKRFVSSHRYVETLLVADQSMAEFHGNGLKHYLLTLLSVAAKLYKHPSIRNSVSLVVVKIMVIYDEQKGPDVSSNAALTLKNFCNWQKQHNPPSDRHPEHYDTAILFTRQDLCGAKTCDTLGMADVGTACDPNRSCSVIEDDGLQAAFTATHELGHVFSMPHDDAKQCAGINGISRDSHMMASMLSNLDRSQPWSPCSAYMITTFLDNGHGECLLDKPHKPIQLPSDLPGTQYDVNRQCQFTFGEDSKHCPDAASTCTTLWCTGMSGGLLVCQTKHFPWADGTTCGEEKWCMNGKCIEKTDRKHYETPVHGAWGSWSSWGECSRTCGGGVQYSVRECDNPVPKNGGKYCEGKRVQYRSCNIEDCPDNNGKTFREEQCETHNDISKSPFGTGPVVEWTPKFAGVTPKDRCKLTCLAKGTGYFFVLQPKVVDGTLCSPESTSVCVQGQCVKAGCDRIIGSSKKFDKCGVCGGNGSTCKKVSGTLSSSRPGYHDVVVIPAGATNIEVKQRNHRGIRQDGSFLAIKAADGTYILNGDYTLSTVEQDITHKGSVLTYSGSSAPLERIRSFSPLKEPLTIQVLTVGDSFRLKIKYSYFVKKAGSEKPPSKKTDSFNAIQETILSEWIFEEWGECSKSCGTGWQRRSVECRDLNGQPATDCAKELKPSDVRPCADTPCPQWQLGGWSPCSKTCGKGFKKRLLRCMSFDGATLSNESCDISKKPKHLIDFCNVTNCS; encoded by the exons ATGGAGAGGGCGGCAGCACGCCTGGCGCTGAGCGCGCTGTTGCTCTGCCTGGCCGCTCGGGGCAACCCGCGGCAGCCCGACGAGGAGGAGAAGGCGCTGGTGGTGCCCGTGAGGCTGGATACCGccgggcggcggcagcagcacttCTACCGCCTGGACGCCTTTGGCGAGCGCCTCAGCTTGGAGCTGCAGCCCGACAGCAGCTTTTTGGCGCCGGACCTGACGCTGCAGTTCGTGGGCAGCCGGCCCCGGAGCGAAGAGGAAGAGGCTTCCGAGCAGCCCGGCGCCTTGGCCGGCTGCTTCTACTCCGGCACGGTCAACGGCGACGCGCAATCCGCCGCCGCCCTCAGCCTGTGCGGAGGGCTCCGCGGGGCTTTCTACCTGCGCGGCGTCGAATACCTCATTCAACCGGCCAACGCCTCCCTCCCTCAAGGAGGAGACGAGCCGCTTCGGCTGCACGTCCTACGGCGCCGGCTGCGGAGGAGCCCCCGGCAAGACGGCGGAGCGAAGTGCGGAGTGACGGACTCCGATTTCCCCTCGGCTGCGGAAGGGCGGCCGCAGCTGCATGAGGAGAAGGaggcggcggctgcagcagcagctgcaacgGAACACGCGGCTCGCGCAG GACATAGAAGTACAAGGAAGAAAAGATTTGTGTCAAGCCATCGCTATGTGGAAACCTTGCTTGTAGCTGACCAATCTATGGCAGAGTTCCATGGCAATGGGCTGAAACATTATCTTCTGACACTCCTGTCTGTGGCTGCCAAATTGTATAAACATCCCAGCATCCGGAACTCTGTCAGTCTGGTGGTAGTGAAAATAATGGTCATCTATGATGAGCAGAAGGGGCCTGATGTGTCCTCAAATGCTGCGCTTACCTTAAAAAATTTCTGCAACTGGCAAAAGCAACACAATCCTCCTAGTGACCGGCATCCTGAACATTATGACACTGCAATTCTTTTCACTAGACAG GATCTCTGTGGTGCCAAGACATGTGATACTCTTGGGATGGCTGATGTGGGAACAGCTTGTGATCCAAACCGCAGTTGCTCTGTCATAGAAGATGATGGCTTGCAAGCTGCTTTTACCGCCACTCATGAATTAG GCCATGTGTTTAGTATGCCCCATGACGATGCAAAGCAATGTGCTGGCATTAATGGTATAAGCAGGGACTCCCATATGATGGCATCTATGCTTTCCAACTTGGATCGAAGCCAGCCGTGGTCTCCGTGCAGTGCTTATATGATTACTACGTTTTTGGATAACGGCCATG gCGAGTGTTTGCTGGACAAGCCTCACAAGCCTATCCAACTCCCTTCTGATCTGCCTGGAACACAGTATGATGTGAATAGGCAGTGCCAGTTCACATTTGGAGAAGATTCCAAACACTGTCCTGATGCAGCCAGCACATGTACAACTTTGTGGTGTACTGGCATGTCTGGTGGATTGCTTGTGTGCCAAACCAAACATTTCCCTTGGGCAGACGGCACCACTTGTGGAGAGGAAAAGTGGTGCATGAATGGCAAGTGCATTGAGAAGACAGACAGGAAGCATTATGAG ACCCCTGTTCATGGTGCCTGGGGATCATGGAGTtcctggggagagtgttccaggACGTGCGGTGGTGGAGTGCAATACTCTGTGCGAGAGTGCGACAACCCAGTTCCCAAGAACGGCGGGAAATACTGTGAGGGAAAGCGGGTGCAGTACAGGTCATGCAACATTGAAGATTGCCCAGACAACAATG GCAAAACCTTCAGGGAGGAACAGTGTGAGACTCACAATGACATTTCCAAGTCTCCTTTTGGAACTGGGCCTGTAGTGGAATGGACACCCAAGTTTGCTGGAGTCACTCCCAAAGACAGATGCAAGCTTACCTGCCTTGCAAAAGGCACTGGCTACTTCTTTGTCCTTCAGCCtaag gtGGTGGATGGAACCTTGTGTAGCCCAGAGTCCACTTCAGTCTGTGTCCAGGGGCAATGTGTAAAAGCTGGCTGTGATCGCATCATAGGCTCCAGTAAGAAGTTTGATAAATGTGGTGTCTGTGGAGGAAATGGATCTACTTGCAAGAAAGTGTCTGGAACACTTTCTAGTTCCAG ACCTGGTTATCATGATGTTGTTGTGATCCCTGCTGGGGCAACGAACATAGAAGTTAAACAACGGAATCACAGAGGTATCAGGCAGGACGGCAGCTTCCTTGCTATTAAAGCTGCAGACGGCACCTACATTCTCAATGGTGACTATACACTATCAACTGTGGAGCAAGACATCACCCATAAAGGCAGTGTGTTGACATACAGCGGCTCCTCAGCTCCTCTGGAAAGAATCCGCAGCTTCAGCCCACTGAAGGAACCTTTAACAATACAGGTCCTTACCGTTGGTGATTCGTTTCGACTTAAGATCAAATACAGCTAttttgtgaagaaagcaggttccGAGAAACCCCCCAGCAAAAAGACTGATTCTTTCAATGCAATTCAGGAGACGATCTTATCTGAATGGATTTTTGAAGAATGGGGAGAATGTTCTAAGTCCTGCGGTACTGGTTGGCAGAGGAGATCTGTAGAGTGCAGAGACCTTAATGGACAGCCTGCCACAGACTGTGCAAAAGAACTCAAGCCAAGCGATGTCCGGCCGTGTGCAGACACACCATGCCCACAGTGGCAGCTGGGAGGCTGGTCACCATGCTCTAAGACATGCGGGAAAGGCTTCAAGAAGAGATTGTTAAGATGCATGTCCTTTGATGGTGCCACATTGTCCAACGAAAGCTGTGACATTTCAAAGAAACCTAAACATTTAATAGACTTCTGTAATGTTACAAACTGCAGCTAA